The region CTCTGATCACTCATGGTCTATTATTCAAAACGTAAATTATTAGATAAATGAgttaatgtacattaattttttgttactTTGTCTAgccaaatgtgtaacttcTTTCATCCATCATCAGCCCTGCTTTACCCACACCTCACACACACATCTTCTTAAAACCTATAACAAATCAGGTTCGGCCCTAAAGGCTTCGGGGGAAACTGCTGTAGACGACGCCAACGCCTTGATTGAGGATGAATACGGTCTTAAAATCCCCAAATTCCACCCAGACGTCGAAAAGGTTAAATCGCAACTGGTACATCATGGTCCGCAAATTCCAGGTGAACTGTGGCGAAGTCCCGAGCGCCCTGTGGGCTATTTCGGCAAGCGCAGACGTATCTACTTAGCTATTACCTAGTTACTACAGACACACAGCACTACCATTGCATTCGTCCCGGTTAAATATTGCAAACATGCTTTTCAGTCGACCCTGGCTCCCAGTTCGCCCCTGCTCGACGCGCAATTGTGATCCGCGCCAGGCGACGCAAGTACATGGCCACCATCTATCGCCACGTGCGGCGAACGTACAAGCGGTACATCAAGGACTCGAGGACCATCGGTGAGCTGCTTTACTGGCGGTACAAGCTTGACGCCTTGCCGAAGAATTCTGCGCCCACCAAGTTCCACAACTTCTGTCCCGTCTCAGGTATTTTACCCTCGTATCTAGTTGTCAGTTTCCTCCACTCCATTCACTGCCTACTACTTCGTTAATTAAACCCTCTATCACCCTCATTTTATCCTATTAAGTTTCTACAAACTCTGTCTTAATTTCATTTCAGGTCGATTCAGGGCCTACTACGGCTTCTTTGGGCTAGGGAGACACCCTTTGAGGGAGTTCGTAAATTTGGGCTACGTTCCAGGGGTCAGACAGGCCAACTGGTAGCTCCACTATTTTTAATTCTGCTGAATTCATACATGTTATGCACATTTAAGCAATTACGCACTCACTAACAccttatatatatttatgcaCTTGGAGTAGTCTACTAACATATGGTGAAACATTATATTCACTTCATAAGTTATTGAATACAATTTAGAATTAGAAATGAATCATGACAGATGGAAGAGTGAATTGAAACGTTAACCGGTCACTGAATTGACTAATGCTACACTGTCAACTCAGTGCCATTAACGCCAATTgattaatattacaaatttaaaaggcCAGTTAATCTAAACCTTTTTTAGGGTCACTGCAAATAGGCCAGAGCCATGGTATGCTGTTCCCAAAGGCACATCCTTGGTCTCCCTAACAAACAGGAACACGTGGAAGACTGAGATGACTGATATTACAAAGAGCAGTATGTGGACGAACGTCTGATAAACGGGCAGTACGTACTCAATGAAGAAGAGCACGATCCTGGCGCACGTCCAGCTTACGAACACGCAGAATGCAAAACCTGTGTTCCTCATCTGCGTGGGGAACACCTCTGCCAGGTACACAAATGTGAGGCCGCCGAGCCCTACTGCGTATCCTACCGTGAACCCGAAGTAGCCGACAACGGTGAGGGCGTGGGCCCACTTTGCGTTGTTTCCGAGGCGCCTCATGAAGAGCGCGAAGAACATGAACAGGGTGCTAATAACGGTGCCTGCCAGCATCAGGGTCCTGCGGCCGACCTTCCGGATAATGAAAGCAACTCCGAGTGTGGCCGCGAAGTTGACGAGAACTAGGCAGAATAAGAGGAAGGTGGTTCCGTAGGAGCGCCCCATGGCGTCGGCGAACACACTGGGTGCAGTCTCACTGAAGAAGGCGGGACCCACCACCTGGTGGCCACAGGCGAGGATGAATACTATGCAGATCGGCTTCAGGTACCCGGTCGTGTACATGGCCTCGAATAGGAAAATGTTGGGATGCTCCTTGGCTACCTCGGCGTCGCGCTCAAACTCCTCCAGCATCTCGTGTGCAAGGTCTGCGTTGTGCATGCCCTCGTTGCTCAGGGTGCCCGCGTGGACCACCTGCTCTGCAGCATCAGGCTTCTCTCCGCTCTCAGGGTCTGCCTCGAGGCCACCGTACAGCTTCTTGATCAGCGCCATGGCCTCCTCGGTCATGCCGCGCTCTACCAGCTCGTAGGGGGTCCTGCTGCTGACAGCGAACAGGACAGCGAATGAGAGGAGTGCGAAAATGCCTGGCATCAGCTGCGCTCCGCGCCATATTACCTTGTCCCTCATGTATACACGGTAGGTCTTGTCAACGAGAATGCGTCCGTGGATGAGCTGCCATAACCCCGTCACCAGGAATCCTGTGGACACGAAGAAGGGGAATATGAAGGTGAACCAGCTCCTCCACCTCGGGTGTGCCACTTCTATCAAGAAGAGCAGGGCCACTGCGCTGAAGCCGAACGCGAAGCCCATTAGCATGCGTCCTACGAAGAGCATTGCGAAGTGCACCGTGCATGCGGTAATGACTGAGGCGACTATGAACGCTGCGTTCGAGATCATCATTGCGGTCCTCCTCGACATCTTGTGCGAGAATGTGAGTGCTACGGAGCCTACGCCGGCGCCGATAAAGGTGCCGATGCCCATTAGGCGGAAGAATCCCACTGAGAGTCTGCACGAGTGAATGTGCTCTTCGCGTGAGCACCAGCCGAGGTCGGCCACGATGAATTCGCGTGTGGTTTCCAGCGCGTTAATTCCCGTTCCATATGCGAGCGCCATAAGAGCGGCTGCAGTGGCTGAAATGACCAAAAGGGGACTAACTTTACGCGATTTATGACCCAtactttaaaaattatatgatTGGGCAAGTGCTATTTCAAATATCAGAGCAGTGTCTACTAATGTTAGAAAGGCGTAAAACGTGTACCAGCCTACTTGTGATTCGTTGGTTGTTAATTGATGTTTACAATCAACTGATTCAAATCgatgtaatttaaatcgaCAGTCTTTTAAACCAATTGAGAAAATGATATTTCcaaatttaatcaattttCCAGGGCCAAAGCGATTAATGAGACTAAAGACGGTCTAAAAGCAACCTAAAGATACAGTATGACGCAGTTTTACCTCTATTTTAGAGAAACGCCAATAAACGGTACTATTATCCaagatgaaaaacaaagaaCAAGTATCAACTGAGATCTGGTCCTGTGATTCCACAATCCTCAGATGGGTGGGGCTGGAAGGCTGATGTGTTAATCGTTTCAATTACTGTTCACGCTTAACTTCCAATCATACCTTTGTAGGTCAGGTGAAacgtaaaatttaaatttgcaCATTCTTgcctttattattttccacATTTGCCCTTTATTAATCTCAATTCCCACCTTAAATCAATTTTCCCATGATACTAACCAATATCATCATTTACTTTTCAATTCTTCAACATTTTTGATCAAAAATTGTTACGGATCTTTAAAAACTAtgaattaatatttttatatagaATCTTGACCTACTTATTTACTATTGAGTCAAGTTTGTCCAACTCACCATTTTCTTTCTTATTCCACTCCATTTTCCTCTGAATCTTTCTAGATTTTatcttaaaataaatatacaacatCCTGTTTTCTGTTTATATGATGTGTGTAgcatattaaaataatactaCTCACCTAACACACATGGACACACAATCAGTAAAACGCGCAATAATTAACTAAATCCATACATGATCGTGCAAATATTAGTATATAGAGTGTAATGGaatataatgtaattaGAAGAATACTTTTAAAAGCCATTCAAAGTATGTAAGTAGTCTAAATGGTTAACAACGCCTAAGCCAATAGGGCTAAAGGTTAGGAGACTACGTTCAAGTACGTCCAGTACAAAGAGTTCCGGATAACAAAAGGGTACCAAGGTCAGAAACTGAAGGGTACCTCATTATAAATCGAGAGTATAGAGGGATCAAAAAACAGAGGGCGAATGAGGACGTACGAAGTAGCACCTGTGACCTTATTGAGGAGTATGTAGACGAAAATACCCAATTGTAGGTATAGGGAAGTTTATTTGCGGACTGTGGCTGCGACGGCAACTGCCACAACCAAGACGCAGCCGGAGGTGACCATGACTGCAATGGCGCCGACTGGCATTGATGAGTCCCTCTTGACCTTCTTAACGCCAGCCTTGGTCTtcgtttccttcttctccttcttctcgtCAGCCTTAATTGGAACGGATCCATCGTCCTCTCTGCGCTTGGCAGGAGCTTCGGCACctaaaaaagaatataagTTCAGGcaaagtaaaaagaaaGGAACAacttaataaacaaaaatagtTAAGGAACTGAAGATGTCGTCGTAGGTAGCAATTATATAAGTCTATATGTTTAAAGAGAGTTATACCTCTGAGTTCGTTTCCACCCTGGTAGGTGTGCCAGCCGTCGGGGAAGCTGCCGATATTGCGGTCGAATAtg is a window of Theileria orientalis strain Shintoku DNA, chromosome 2, complete genome DNA encoding:
- a CDS encoding uncharacterized protein (ribosomal protein S14 family protein), with translation MIEDEYGLKIPKFHPDVEKVKSQLVHHGPQIPGELWRSPERPVGYFGKRRLDPGSQFAPARRAIVIRARRRKYMATIYRHVRRTYKRYIKDSRTIGELLYWRYKLDALPKNSAPTKFHNFCPVSGRFRAYYGFFGLGRHPLREFVNLGYVPGVRQANW
- a CDS encoding uncharacterized protein (general substrate transporter family protein) encodes the protein MGHKSRKVSPLLVISATAAALMALAYGTGINALETTREFIVADLGWCSREEHIHSCRLSVGFFRLMGIGTFIGAGVGSVALTFSHKMSRRTAMMISNAAFIVASVITACTVHFAMLFVGRMLMGFAFGFSAVALLFLIEVAHPRWRSWFTFIFPFFVSTGFLVTGLWQLIHGRILVDKTYRVYMRDKVIWRGAQLMPGIFALLSFAVLFAVSSRTPYELVERGMTEEAMALIKKLNEGMHNADLAHEMLEEFERDAEVAKEHPNIFLFEAMYTTGYLKPICIVFILACGHQVVGPAFFSETAPSVFADAMGRSYGTTFLLFCLVLVNFAATLGVAFIIRKVGRRTLMLAGTVISTLFMFFALFMRRLGNNAKWAHALTVVGYFGFTVGYAVGLGGLTFVYLAEVFPTQMRNTGFAFCVFVSWTCARIVLFFIEYVLPVYQTFVHILLFVISVISVFHVFLFVRETKDVPLGTAYHGSGLFAVTLKKV